The following is a genomic window from Pedobacter sp. KBS0701.
AAAGTATAGAGGGGACAAGTGAAAAATCGCTTGACATTAAACAAAAAATTAACGATTTTGTGCGGGAGATTGATAAGAGTATTGCATTATTAAAAAAATAATGATGCAAAGAAATCAGAAACTAAGCTAAACAAATGGGAGAAATCTCGATTAAAATAACCATTTCCGACCGCATTTATCCACTAAAGGTAAATATGGAAGAGGAAGAAATTGTGAGACGGGCAGCAAAAATGATCAATGAGCGCATAAAAGATTATCAGGATAATTATGCGGTTAGAGATAAGCAGGACCTTCTTTCTATGGCTGTGTTGCACTATGCAACAGCTGTATTGAGAACAGAAAACAAAGTACAAAACCAGGATACTGCTGTTGCCGATAAAGTTGAAGAATTGGATGTTTTACTCAATAATTTCTTTTCAAAATAAGGTTCGTTCTTTCGGCAATTCGTCACGCTGAACTTGTTTCAGCGTCTGTTAATAAGATCCTGAAATAAATCCAATAGTTATCGGATCAGGGACGGTGCCAATATTTAGCATAAAAACATAGCCGCGGCTAGTTTTTGAGTTTCAAATTTTATAAAACTTAACACTTCAATATCTATAGGGTTAAGAGGGCGTATTTCATCTGCTATGGCACCTGAAAATGGCTTAAACCCTAATTATGCTTAGTTGAGGTTTAAAATGTATGAGACTTTAAAAATTAGTTGCGGTTTTTTTTTACATAAAAAACAAAATGGAAATAGTTGAAATATTAGGATACGTATTTGCCGTAATAGCGGGTATAGCTATCGGAGTAGTGGTAGGAAGATTCCTCCTGCGTAACTTGCTTAAACAGCAGGAAGTTGCCGCACAAAATAAAGTGAAAAAGATTTTAAAAGATGCAGAAAACAATGCAGAAATCTTAAAAAAGAATAAACTTTTAGAAGCAAAAGAAAAGTTTTTGCAAATGAAAGCGGAGCATGAGCAAGAAGTGAATGCCAAAAACAATAACATTAACCAACGCGAAAACACCATGAAGCAGAAAGAGCAATCGGTGAACCAGCGCATGGAAAACTTCAATAAAAAAGAACAGGAACTGGATAAGCAAAAAGCTAATCTTGAAAAACAAACCGATCTTGCTGTAAAGAAACAAGAAGAAGTAGAAGTATTAAAAAATCAGCACCTTAAACAATTAGAAACCATCGCTGGTCTTTCTGCGGAAGAAGCGAAAGAACAATTGGTAGAAAACCTGAAACAAGAAGCCCGTACCCAGGCCATGATGCAGGTGAAGGATATTGTTGATGAAGCCAAATTAACAGCGAGCAAAGAAGCTAAAAAAGTGGTTATCCAAACCATTCAACGTACCGCTACAGAGGCTGCTATTGAAAATTCTGTGTCTATATTCCATATCGAAAGCGACGAGATTAAAGGACGCGTTATTGGTAGAGAAGGTAGAAATATCCGTGCTTTAGAAGCTGCAACCGGTATTGAGATTATTGTGGATGACACACCGGAAGCCATTATTTTATCAGGTTTCGACCCGGTAAGAAGAGAAATAGCCCGCCTGGCTTTACACCGTTTGGTAACAGATGGTCGTATCCACCCGGCACGTATTGAAGAAATTGTAGCGAAGACCAAAAAACAGATCGAAGACGAAATTGTAGAGATTGGTGAACGTACCGTGATCGATTTAGGTATTCACGGTTTACACCCTGAGCTGATCCGTATGGTTGGCCGTATGCGTTACCGTTCATCTTACGGACAAAACTTGTTACATCACTCTCGTGAGGTAGCTAATTTCTGTGCAACAATGGCTGCAGAATTAGGCTTAAATGCTAAAATGGCTAAACGTGCAGGTCTATTACACGATATAGGTAAAGTGCCAGATGATAATCCGGAATTGCCACATGCAATTTTAGGTATGCAACTGGCCGAAAAATATAAAGAACACCCTGAAATTTGTAATGCTATTGGTGCCCACCACGATGAAATTGAGATGACTTCGATGATCTCTCCAATAGTACAGGCTTGTGATGCGATCTCTGGCGCTCGCCCGGGTGCACGTCGTGAGGTGGTAGAAAGTTATATTAAACGCCTTAAAGATTTAGAAGAACTCGCTTTATCTTACCCAGGTGTGGAAAAAACTTTCGCCATTCAAGCCGGTAGAGAATTACGTGTAATTGTAGAAAGCGAACGCATTACCGATGCGCAGGCAGAACTTTTAGCTGCTGATATTTCGACACGTATCCAAACCGAAATGACTTATCCGGGGCAGATTAAGGTTACTGTAATCAGGGAAACCCGTTCTGTAGCATTTGCTAAATAATGATTAAGAGACCAAACCTATAAGGTCTCTAAGATTAAACAATATAGTAAGCGATGGAATATCCATCGCTTTTTTTATTTTTACATAATGAGCAAGCAAACCATTCAAATTGAACCAAAGAGACCTGTAGATGTGCTTTTTGATAAGTACGCCGAAAGTCACCAAAACCCGACTAACAAACTGGTACACTGGATTTGTGTGCCGTTGATCGTATTCAGTTTATTGGGTTTAATCTGGCAGATTCCTTTTCCGCATCTCGGTTTTCTGGGCAGTTATAATGGGTTCTTTAACTGGGCTTCGTTCCTTTTGGCCTTTAGCTTGTATTATTATTTTACTTTATCACCCGTATTGTTTTTCATGATGATCTGGGTTGTGGGTTTAATGAGTTACATCATCGTAAAAATTGAGCAGGCGGTAGGCTTAGGAAGTGGAGCAGCTTATGCTATTTATGCCGCAATATTTGTTGCGGCCTGGGTTGGTCAGTTTGTTGGTCATAAAATTGAAGGAAAGAAACCATCATTTCTGGATGATGTTAAGTTCCTGTTAATTGGACCGATCTGGTTATTGCACTTCATTTGCAGGAAAACGGGGATTAAATATTAGGATCGAAATGTTGTTAACTCAGAATTAACCTTAAGGTAAACAAACCTTAATTAACATCTAACCTGAAGTTAACACTGTGGTAATAATTTTGCCCTTATCAAATAAAGGCAAATTGGAATTACTAAACTCTTTTAAAAGAGCGGCACTTACTGTGTTCGCTTTGACGATGAGCATACTTTCGTATGCACAAACTGGAAAAATTTCCGGAACAGTTACCGATAAAAAAACGGGAGAAACCTTAATTGGGGTAACGGTTAAAATAGCTGGGACCACCAAAGGTGTTTCTACCGATATAGAAGGAAGGTACGCTATTGGTGGATTAACTGCCGGAAAATATACCTTGAATTTATCTTATGTAGGTTACACATCTAAGAATGTAAGTGACATTCAGGTTTCAGGTAATCAGTCAACTATTGTAAACTTAATTTTAGAAGAAGCGGGGGGAGCAAATTTAGGTGATGTAACAATCACGGCCTCAGTTAAACAAGAATCCGTGAATTCTTTGTACGCTTCACAAAAAAATAGTACTCGGATCTCAAGCGGTATAACGGCAGATCAGATTAGAAAATCGCCTGATAAGAACACTTCTGAAGTTTTAAAAAGGGTAAGTGGAGCAAGTATTCAAGACGGAAAATTTCTAGTTATTAGAGGTTTATCTGATCGTTATAATGTTGCGCTAATCAATAATTCCTTGTTGCCTAGTACAGAACCTGATAAACGAGCATTCTCTTTTGATATCATTCCTTCTAATATGATTGATAAAATTGTGATAAACAAAACTGCAACCCCTGATTTACCAGGAGACTTTGCTGGCGGTGTTACGCAAGTGGTCACAAAAGACATACCTGATAGTAAATTCATCAACTTTGCTGTTTCAACAGGATATAATACCCAATCAACTTTTAAAGATTTTTATTCGAACGAAAGGAACAGTACTGACTTTTTAGGGTTTGATGATGGAACCAGAAGTTTGCCGACAAATTTTCCTAGTACCAGGGGTGCG
Proteins encoded in this region:
- a CDS encoding cell division protein ZapA — encoded protein: MGEISIKITISDRIYPLKVNMEEEEIVRRAAKMINERIKDYQDNYAVRDKQDLLSMAVLHYATAVLRTENKVQNQDTAVADKVEELDVLLNNFFSK
- the rny gene encoding ribonuclease Y; the encoded protein is MEIVEILGYVFAVIAGIAIGVVVGRFLLRNLLKQQEVAAQNKVKKILKDAENNAEILKKNKLLEAKEKFLQMKAEHEQEVNAKNNNINQRENTMKQKEQSVNQRMENFNKKEQELDKQKANLEKQTDLAVKKQEEVEVLKNQHLKQLETIAGLSAEEAKEQLVENLKQEARTQAMMQVKDIVDEAKLTASKEAKKVVIQTIQRTATEAAIENSVSIFHIESDEIKGRVIGREGRNIRALEAATGIEIIVDDTPEAIILSGFDPVRREIARLALHRLVTDGRIHPARIEEIVAKTKKQIEDEIVEIGERTVIDLGIHGLHPELIRMVGRMRYRSSYGQNLLHHSREVANFCATMAAELGLNAKMAKRAGLLHDIGKVPDDNPELPHAILGMQLAEKYKEHPEICNAIGAHHDEIEMTSMISPIVQACDAISGARPGARREVVESYIKRLKDLEELALSYPGVEKTFAIQAGRELRVIVESERITDAQAELLAADISTRIQTEMTYPGQIKVTVIRETRSVAFAK
- a CDS encoding DUF962 domain-containing protein, giving the protein MSKQTIQIEPKRPVDVLFDKYAESHQNPTNKLVHWICVPLIVFSLLGLIWQIPFPHLGFLGSYNGFFNWASFLLAFSLYYYFTLSPVLFFMMIWVVGLMSYIIVKIEQAVGLGSGAAYAIYAAIFVAAWVGQFVGHKIEGKKPSFLDDVKFLLIGPIWLLHFICRKTGIKY